In Streptomyces sp. NBC_00704, a genomic segment contains:
- a CDS encoding FUSC family protein, whose protein sequence is MQEVRQRAAPLVRLVRRHREPVVLQALRSAAAASLAYVVALRLSPEALPLTAPLTALLVVQVTLYATLTNGVRRVTAVVAGVVVAIVFSLLVGLTWWSLGLLIVASLGVGHLVRVDEYVPEVAISAMLVLGVTTVGDTAWARVVETLIGAGVGLGCNLLLPPPVWVEEAGESIEGLARRLRQLMLRIGEEAAGRTPAEQAAARLHEARRLDHDIVEVDAALRQAEESLRLNPRVREGLLHRVVLRTGLDTLEICTVVLRVLARSLTDLAKEREPHPLFPPATGEVVEQVLSEMADAVVSFAVLVTTHVSLNADAAEARLTAELRQAATTRDKLAQLLLEQLQHDARQWQLHGAVLTEVNRILDELDTEHRSQRLLEELDRNSREQRERRPWLYRLRRRLRAPGRLRRKRSEAGRRAE, encoded by the coding sequence ATGCAAGAAGTACGTCAGCGTGCGGCGCCGCTCGTGCGGCTGGTGCGGCGCCATCGGGAACCCGTCGTCCTCCAGGCTCTGCGGTCGGCCGCCGCGGCCTCGCTCGCCTATGTCGTCGCGCTGCGCCTGAGCCCCGAGGCGCTGCCGCTCACCGCGCCGCTGACGGCGCTGCTGGTCGTCCAGGTCACCCTGTACGCGACCCTCACCAACGGCGTCCGCCGGGTCACCGCGGTGGTCGCCGGCGTCGTCGTGGCCATCGTCTTCAGCCTGCTGGTCGGCCTGACCTGGTGGAGCCTCGGCCTGCTGATCGTGGCCTCGCTGGGGGTGGGGCACCTGGTGCGGGTCGACGAGTACGTCCCGGAGGTGGCGATCAGCGCCATGCTGGTGCTGGGCGTCACCACCGTCGGGGACACGGCGTGGGCGCGGGTGGTGGAGACGCTGATCGGCGCGGGCGTCGGGCTCGGCTGCAATCTGCTGCTGCCGCCGCCGGTGTGGGTGGAGGAGGCCGGCGAGTCGATCGAGGGGCTGGCCAGGCGGCTGCGGCAGCTGATGCTGCGCATCGGCGAGGAGGCCGCGGGCCGCACCCCGGCCGAACAGGCGGCGGCGCGGCTGCACGAGGCCCGGCGGCTGGACCACGACATCGTCGAGGTCGACGCGGCCCTGCGGCAGGCCGAGGAGAGCCTCAGGCTCAATCCCCGCGTCCGGGAGGGGCTGCTGCACCGCGTGGTGCTGCGCACCGGCCTGGACACGCTGGAGATCTGCACGGTCGTGCTGCGGGTGCTCGCCCGGTCCCTCACCGACCTCGCCAAGGAGCGCGAGCCGCACCCGCTGTTCCCGCCCGCGACCGGCGAGGTCGTCGAGCAGGTGCTGTCCGAGATGGCCGACGCGGTGGTCAGCTTCGCGGTGCTGGTGACCACGCACGTCAGCCTGAACGCGGACGCCGCCGAGGCCCGGCTCACCGCCGAGCTGCGGCAGGCCGCCACCACCCGCGACAAGCTGGCCCAGCTGCTGCTGGAGCAGCTCCAGCACGACGCCCGCCAGTGGCAGCTGCACGGCGCGGTGCTGACCGAGGTCAACCGCATCCTCGACGAACTGGACACCGAGCACCGGTCCCAGCGGCTGCTGGAGGAACTGGACCGCAACAGCCGGGAGCAGCGTGAGCGCCGGCCGTGGCTGTACCGGCTCAGGAGGCGGCTGCGGGCGCCGGGCCGGCTGCGCCGGAAGCGGTCCGAGGCCGGCCGCCGCGCCGAGTGA
- a CDS encoding ROK family transcriptional regulator: MTGRNGRTVRDLRRANRTAVLQRLYFDGPLSRFELGPATGLSSGSISNVVADLIADGLVEEAGSVDSDGGRPRILLRVAPGSGHMIGVDVGETRVRIELFDLTLTELARAERPLEQSRYEVDGIVGHVRDGVAEVLASAGVAAEQLLGIGVGVPGIVEHTPERGAVVHGQTIGWDAVPLEALLRESALLPESVPYFIDNGAKTLGQAEMWFGGGRGAHSAVVVLFGSGVGACLVTPEVEHGRAVEWGHLTVRVRGRRCRCGALGCLEAYAGAEALLERWREQGGRPPEGVDEETALTAMLTAAYPPPAPDGDGTGHDGGAEHDGGAEHDGGAEGGGAAGAGAAPGGPGVDDGAGALGAGRTADPVALAVLEETAEYLGAGLSDLINLFQPERILIGGWAGLQLGARFLPAVRRHATAYALRHPAQKVTVELGRLGPDAVTVGAAILPLADFFGRGGRRPEPAPAGPAPAWRTVLEDRAPR, translated from the coding sequence ATGACGGGGCGGAACGGGCGCACGGTACGCGACCTGAGGCGGGCCAACCGTACGGCCGTACTGCAACGGCTCTACTTCGACGGGCCCCTCAGCCGATTCGAGCTGGGGCCGGCCACCGGTCTCAGCTCCGGATCGATCAGCAACGTCGTCGCCGACCTGATCGCCGACGGACTGGTGGAGGAGGCCGGCAGCGTCGACTCCGACGGCGGCCGTCCCCGCATCCTGCTGCGGGTGGCCCCCGGCAGCGGCCACATGATCGGCGTGGACGTCGGCGAGACCAGGGTGCGCATCGAGCTGTTCGACCTCACGCTCACCGAACTCGCCCGCGCCGAAAGGCCGTTGGAGCAGAGCCGGTACGAGGTCGACGGGATCGTCGGCCATGTCCGCGACGGCGTCGCCGAGGTGCTCGCGAGCGCCGGGGTCGCCGCCGAGCAGCTTCTCGGGATCGGCGTCGGCGTCCCGGGCATCGTCGAGCACACCCCCGAGCGCGGCGCCGTCGTGCACGGCCAGACCATCGGCTGGGACGCGGTCCCGCTGGAGGCGCTGCTGCGCGAGAGCGCCCTGCTGCCGGAGAGCGTGCCGTACTTCATCGACAACGGCGCCAAGACGCTGGGCCAGGCCGAGATGTGGTTCGGCGGCGGCCGCGGCGCGCACAGCGCGGTCGTCGTCCTCTTCGGCTCCGGCGTCGGCGCCTGTCTGGTCACCCCGGAGGTGGAGCACGGCCGGGCGGTCGAGTGGGGCCATCTGACGGTACGGGTGCGGGGCCGCCGCTGCCGCTGCGGGGCCCTGGGCTGTCTGGAGGCGTACGCGGGCGCGGAAGCGCTGCTGGAGCGCTGGCGCGAGCAGGGCGGCCGGCCCCCCGAGGGCGTCGACGAGGAGACCGCGCTGACCGCGATGCTCACCGCCGCCTACCCCCCGCCCGCACCGGACGGCGACGGGACCGGCCACGACGGCGGGGCAGAACACGACGGTGGGGCAGAACACGACGGAGGGGCAGAAGGCGGCGGAGCGGCCGGTGCCGGAGCGGCGCCCGGCGGACCCGGTGTCGACGACGGCGCGGGCGCCCTCGGCGCGGGCCGGACGGCGGACCCCGTCGCGCTCGCGGTCCTGGAGGAGACCGCCGAGTACCTGGGCGCGGGTCTCTCCGACCTGATCAACCTCTTCCAGCCGGAGCGCATCCTCATCGGCGGCTGGGCCGGCCTGCAACTGGGCGCCCGCTTCCTGCCCGCCGTGCGCCGCCACGCCACCGCGTACGCGCTGCGCCACCCCGCCCAGAAGGTCACCGTCGAACTGGGCCGGCTCGGCCCGGACGCGGTCACCGTGGGGGCGGCGATCCTGCCGCTCGCCGACTTCTTCGGCCGCGGCGGCCGGCGTCCCGAGCCCGCCCCCGCGGGCCCGGCGCCCGCCTGGCGCACGGTCCTGGAGGACCGCGCCCCCCGCTGA
- a CDS encoding DUF2470 domain-containing protein: MGDSQSWAAAPAAAERARSVLATAWSCAVTANGGREEFVGAHTVDDDGRVALRVPEDSALLTAALCAPRGEPSAVLEFADVAPVPVRHRVRARLWLAGWFTPEGDRLAFRATRIVLAPPSGAVVVDLDDFAQARPDPLAAAEARLLTHLADAHPDAVERLTRLVPPDVLHGAVRVQPLAVDRHGLTLRVERARAHGDVRLPFHAPADDVGRLTERVHVLLGQATAAACPRALQRQRADGDR; the protein is encoded by the coding sequence ATGGGTGACAGCCAGAGCTGGGCCGCGGCGCCCGCCGCCGCCGAGCGGGCCCGTTCGGTGCTCGCCACCGCGTGGTCCTGCGCGGTGACCGCGAACGGCGGACGCGAGGAGTTCGTCGGCGCCCACACCGTCGACGACGACGGCCGGGTGGCCCTGCGCGTGCCCGAGGACAGCGCCCTGCTCACGGCGGCGCTGTGCGCGCCCCGCGGCGAGCCGTCCGCCGTGCTGGAGTTCGCCGACGTCGCGCCCGTCCCGGTGCGCCACCGGGTGCGCGCCCGGCTCTGGCTCGCCGGCTGGTTCACCCCCGAGGGCGACCGCCTCGCCTTCCGGGCCACCCGCATCGTCCTCGCGCCGCCCTCCGGCGCGGTCGTCGTCGACCTCGACGACTTCGCGCAGGCCCGGCCCGATCCCCTCGCCGCCGCCGAGGCCCGGCTCCTCACCCATCTCGCCGACGCCCACCCCGACGCGGTGGAACGGCTCACCCGGCTCGTCCCGCCCGACGTCCTGCACGGCGCCGTCCGGGTGCAGCCGCTCGCCGTGGACCGGCACGGGCTGACGCTGCGCGTCGAACGCGCCCGCGCCCACGGCGACGTCCGGCTGCCCTTCCACGCCCCCGCCGACGACGTCGGCCGGCTCACCGAACGGGTGCACGTCCTGCTCGGTCAGGCGACCGCCGCGGCCTGCCCCCGAGCCCTACAACGGCAGCGCGCAGACGGCGACCGGTGA
- a CDS encoding FBP domain-containing protein: protein MKPLDERAIRRSFVNCSKGEAARMAVPRDLDRMPWDDLDFLGWRDPGAPDRSCLVVERDGALVGVALRFPSARRTLTHRSMCSLCLTTHPGGGVSLMTARKAGAAGREGNSVGLYMCTDLACSLYLRGRKPLEPGARFEESLTLEEQIARTTDNLSAFVDRLYA from the coding sequence ATGAAGCCACTCGACGAACGTGCCATCCGCCGTTCCTTCGTCAACTGTTCCAAGGGGGAGGCCGCGCGGATGGCCGTCCCGCGCGATCTCGACCGGATGCCCTGGGACGACCTGGACTTCCTCGGCTGGCGTGATCCCGGCGCGCCCGACCGCAGCTGTCTCGTCGTCGAGCGGGACGGCGCTCTCGTGGGCGTCGCCCTGCGCTTCCCGTCCGCGCGGCGCACGCTCACGCACCGCAGCATGTGCTCGCTCTGCCTGACCACCCACCCCGGCGGCGGGGTCTCGCTGATGACCGCGCGCAAGGCGGGCGCCGCGGGCCGGGAGGGCAACTCGGTGGGGCTGTACATGTGCACCGATCTCGCGTGTTCCCTCTATCTGCGCGGCCGGAAGCCGCTGGAGCCGGGAGCCCGCTTCGAGGAGAGCCTGACGCTGGAGGAGCAGATCGCCCGCACGACGGACAACCTGTCCGCCTTCGTGGACAGGCTGTACGCCTGA
- a CDS encoding alpha/beta fold hydrolase has product MSVSYRQPGVVLTDRRFTVPLDHADPAGETIGLYAREVVASDKADRDLPWLVYLQGGPGFGAHRFVGRPAWLGRALEEYRVLLLDQRGTGHSTPANRQTLPLRGGPAEQAAYLAHFRADSIVRDCELIRAEVTGGAPWTVLGQSFGGFCAVTYLSLAPEGLAAALIAGGLPSLDAHADDVYRAAYPRMERKNAAHYARYPQDVERARRIAEHLLHHDVTLPNGYRLTVEAFQTLGILLGGGEGSHRLHHLLEEAFVTTPRGPELSDAFQEELQGQLSFAGHPLYALVHESIYAQGARPTDWAAERVRAEFPPFDAAKTLTGDGPLLLTGETIHPWMFDADPALRPLRETAGILAARTDWPALYDPARLAANEVPVAAAIYHDDLYVDTAHSLRTAHAIRGLRTWVTDEFEHDGVRAGGPRVLDRLLALARDEA; this is encoded by the coding sequence TTGTCCGTCAGCTACCGCCAGCCCGGCGTCGTCCTCACCGACCGCCGCTTCACCGTGCCCCTCGACCACGCCGACCCGGCCGGGGAGACCATCGGGCTCTACGCCCGTGAGGTCGTCGCGAGCGACAAGGCGGACCGGGACCTGCCGTGGCTGGTCTACCTCCAGGGCGGCCCCGGCTTCGGCGCCCACCGCTTCGTCGGCAGGCCGGCCTGGCTCGGCCGCGCGCTGGAGGAGTACCGCGTCCTGCTCCTCGACCAGCGCGGCACAGGCCACTCCACCCCGGCCAACCGCCAGACCCTCCCGCTGCGCGGCGGCCCGGCCGAACAGGCCGCCTACCTCGCGCACTTCCGCGCCGACTCCATCGTCCGCGACTGCGAACTGATCCGCGCCGAGGTCACCGGCGGCGCCCCCTGGACCGTTCTCGGCCAGAGCTTCGGCGGCTTCTGCGCGGTCACGTACCTCTCCCTCGCGCCCGAGGGCCTGGCAGCCGCCCTGATCGCCGGCGGGCTGCCCTCCCTGGACGCCCACGCCGACGACGTCTACCGCGCCGCCTACCCGCGCATGGAGCGCAAGAACGCCGCGCACTACGCCCGCTACCCGCAGGACGTCGAACGCGCCCGCCGCATCGCCGAGCACCTGCTGCACCACGACGTGACCCTCCCGAACGGCTACCGGCTGACCGTGGAGGCCTTCCAGACCCTGGGCATCCTCCTCGGCGGCGGCGAAGGCAGCCACCGGCTGCACCACCTCCTCGAAGAGGCCTTCGTGACCACCCCCCGGGGCCCGGAGCTGTCCGACGCCTTCCAGGAGGAACTTCAGGGTCAGCTCTCCTTCGCGGGCCACCCCCTCTACGCCCTCGTCCACGAATCGATCTACGCACAGGGCGCCCGCCCCACCGACTGGGCGGCCGAGCGGGTGCGCGCCGAGTTCCCGCCGTTCGACGCCGCGAAGACGCTCACCGGGGACGGCCCGCTGCTGCTCACCGGAGAAACGATCCACCCCTGGATGTTCGACGCCGACCCCGCCCTGCGCCCGCTGCGCGAGACCGCCGGGATCCTCGCCGCCCGCACCGACTGGCCCGCGCTCTACGACCCCGCGCGCCTGGCCGCCAACGAGGTGCCGGTCGCGGCCGCGATCTACCACGACGACCTGTACGTCGACACCGCCCACTCGCTGCGCACCGCGCACGCGATCCGCGGACTGCGCACCTGGGTCACCGACGAGTTCGAGCACGACGGCGTCCGGGCCGGCGGCCCGCGCGTCCTGGACCGCCTGCTCGCCCTGGCCCGTGACGAGGCGTGA
- a CDS encoding cytochrome P450 has product MAETGTTGTASTTGTAGTAGAAGPAQSTRTTTAAGSAPVDALPRGFRSAELGWPELERIPHPPYRIPLLGDLLGASRRTPLQDSLKYASQLGPIFRRKVFHREFVFVGGAELAADMADETRFAKHVGLGIANLRPVVGDALFTAYNHEPNWQLAHDVLAPGFSREAMAAYHPMMVDVAERLTGHWDAELAAGRAVDVPGDMTRLTLETIARTGFGHDFGSFERSRPHPFVTAMVGTLTYAQRLNTVPSPALLRRATRRNEADIAFLNRTVDDLVRARRSAGGGEGDLLDRMLDTAHPTTGERLSATNVRRQVVTFLVAGHETTSGALSFALHYLSLDPRLAARARAEVDRVWGDTAVPGYEQVAKLRLVRRVLDEALRLWPTAPAFAREAREDTVLAGEHPMRRGGWALVLIAMLHRDPGVWGPDAERFDPDRFDARAVRARAPHTYKPFGTGARACIGRQFALHEAVLVLGLLLRRYELRPDPAYRLRVTERLTLMPEGLRIRLERRTRTGDGDAGGAAAGAQERDGCEGRGGRGGRGGPGSGSGCPVRGAGD; this is encoded by the coding sequence ATGGCGGAGACGGGGACGACGGGCACGGCGAGCACGACGGGCACGGCGGGGACCGCGGGAGCGGCCGGGCCGGCGCAGTCCACGCGGACGACGACGGCGGCGGGGAGCGCGCCCGTGGACGCACTGCCGAGGGGCTTTCGCAGCGCGGAGCTGGGCTGGCCCGAGCTGGAGCGCATACCGCATCCGCCGTACCGGATCCCGCTGCTCGGCGACCTCCTGGGCGCGAGCCGGCGCACCCCGCTACAGGATTCCCTGAAGTACGCCTCGCAGCTGGGGCCGATCTTCCGCCGCAAGGTGTTCCACCGGGAGTTCGTGTTCGTCGGGGGCGCGGAACTGGCCGCCGACATGGCGGACGAGACCCGGTTCGCCAAGCACGTCGGGCTGGGCATCGCCAACCTGCGCCCCGTGGTGGGTGACGCGTTGTTCACGGCGTACAACCACGAGCCGAACTGGCAGTTGGCGCACGACGTCCTCGCGCCGGGGTTCAGCCGGGAGGCCATGGCCGCCTACCACCCGATGATGGTGGACGTCGCGGAGCGTCTGACCGGTCACTGGGACGCGGAACTCGCCGCGGGCCGGGCCGTGGACGTCCCCGGGGACATGACCAGACTGACGTTGGAGACGATCGCGCGCACCGGCTTCGGGCACGACTTCGGCTCCTTCGAACGCTCCCGCCCGCACCCGTTCGTCACCGCGATGGTGGGCACCCTCACCTACGCGCAGCGCCTGAACACCGTGCCCTCGCCCGCCCTGCTGCGGCGGGCCACGCGCCGCAACGAGGCCGACATCGCCTTCCTCAACCGCACGGTCGACGACCTGGTGCGGGCGCGCCGGTCGGCGGGCGGCGGGGAGGGCGACCTGCTCGACCGGATGCTCGACACCGCCCACCCCACCACGGGCGAACGGCTGTCGGCGACGAACGTGCGCCGTCAGGTCGTCACCTTCCTGGTGGCCGGTCACGAGACGACCTCCGGCGCGCTCTCCTTCGCGCTGCACTACCTCTCCCTCGACCCGCGCCTCGCGGCCCGCGCCCGCGCCGAGGTGGACCGGGTGTGGGGGGACACGGCCGTGCCCGGCTACGAGCAGGTCGCGAAGCTGCGCCTCGTGCGCCGGGTGCTCGACGAGGCGCTGCGGCTGTGGCCGACGGCGCCCGCGTTCGCGCGCGAGGCCAGGGAGGACACCGTGCTGGCCGGCGAGCACCCGATGCGGCGCGGCGGCTGGGCGCTGGTCCTCATCGCCATGCTGCACCGCGACCCCGGGGTGTGGGGGCCCGACGCCGAGCGCTTCGACCCGGACCGCTTCGACGCGCGGGCCGTGCGCGCACGGGCCCCGCACACCTACAAGCCGTTCGGCACCGGCGCCCGGGCCTGCATCGGACGGCAGTTCGCGCTGCACGAGGCCGTGCTCGTGCTGGGGCTGCTGCTGCGCCGCTACGAACTGCGGCCGGACCCCGCCTACCGGCTGCGGGTCACGGAACGGCTGACGCTGATGCCGGAAGGGCTGCGGATACGCCTGGAACGGCGCACCCGGACGGGGGACGGCGACGCGGGCGGTGCCGCCGCCGGGGCTCAGGAACGCGACGGGTGCGAGGGGCGCGGGGGCCGTGGGGGGCGTGGGGGGCCGGGATCAGGATCCGGCTGTCCAGTGCGCGGGGCGGGCGACTGA
- a CDS encoding PIG-L deacetylase family protein encodes MTEPTTPQLRPMPEDWRRALAVVAHPDDLEYGCAAAIAAWTDGGREVGYVLATRGEAGIDTLAPAECGPLREREQRASAAVVGVSSVEFLDHRDGVVEYGPALRRDIAAAVRRHRPELVITLNHRDTWGGVAWNTPDHVAVGRAVLDAAGDAGNRWIFPELEEQGLQPWDGVRWVAVAGSSSPTHAVDASPGLERAVASLLEHRTYIEALTDEPPEDYARGFLTGTTTAAGERFGGRPAVAFELFER; translated from the coding sequence ATGACCGAGCCGACGACCCCTCAGCTGCGCCCCATGCCCGAGGACTGGCGGCGCGCCCTCGCCGTGGTGGCGCACCCGGACGACCTGGAGTACGGGTGCGCCGCGGCGATCGCCGCCTGGACCGACGGCGGCCGCGAGGTCGGCTATGTGCTGGCGACCCGCGGCGAGGCGGGCATCGACACCCTCGCGCCCGCCGAGTGCGGCCCGCTGCGCGAGCGGGAGCAGCGGGCGAGCGCGGCCGTGGTGGGCGTGTCGTCGGTCGAGTTCCTCGACCACCGCGACGGCGTCGTCGAGTACGGTCCGGCCCTGCGCCGCGACATCGCCGCCGCCGTCCGCAGGCACCGCCCCGAACTGGTGATCACCCTCAACCACCGCGACACCTGGGGCGGGGTCGCCTGGAACACCCCCGACCACGTCGCCGTCGGCCGGGCCGTCCTCGACGCGGCGGGGGACGCCGGCAACCGCTGGATCTTCCCCGAACTCGAGGAGCAGGGCCTCCAGCCCTGGGACGGGGTGCGCTGGGTCGCGGTCGCCGGGTCCTCGTCGCCCACCCACGCCGTGGACGCGTCGCCGGGTCTGGAGCGTGCCGTGGCCTCCCTCCTCGAACACCGCACGTACATCGAGGCGTTGACCGACGAGCCGCCCGAGGACTATGCGCGGGGCTTCCTGACCGGGACGACGACGGCGGCTGGGGAGAGGTTCGGCGGCAGGCCCGCCGTCGCGTTCGAGCTGTTCGAACGGTAG
- a CDS encoding pentapeptide repeat-containing protein → MRETTVDRAELRGDCENCFGLCCVALPFARSADFALDKPAGKACPNLGADHRCGIHARLRESGFSGCTVYDCFGAGQKVSQVTFGGRDRSTAPREEARRMSEAFPVVRQLHELLWYLNEALALPAARPVHGELRRLLDRTDALTRLSPDELAALDVPAHRQDVNALLLRTSELARAGVPGRRKDRRGADLVGARLKGADLRGANLRGACLIAADLTGANLRRADLIGADLRDTDLTDADLSGAFFLTQPQVNAARGSAGTRLPESVARPAHWTAGS, encoded by the coding sequence ATGCGAGAGACGACGGTGGACCGGGCCGAACTGCGCGGCGACTGCGAGAACTGCTTCGGACTGTGCTGTGTGGCCCTGCCCTTCGCCCGCTCCGCGGACTTCGCCCTCGACAAGCCCGCCGGCAAGGCGTGCCCGAACCTGGGCGCGGACCACCGCTGCGGCATCCACGCCCGGCTGCGGGAGTCCGGCTTCAGCGGCTGCACCGTCTACGACTGCTTCGGCGCCGGCCAGAAGGTCTCCCAGGTCACCTTCGGCGGCCGGGACCGGAGCACGGCCCCGCGCGAGGAGGCCCGGCGCATGTCCGAGGCGTTCCCGGTGGTCCGCCAGCTCCACGAACTCCTCTGGTATCTCAACGAGGCGCTCGCCCTCCCCGCCGCCCGGCCGGTCCACGGTGAGCTGCGCCGGCTCCTGGACCGCACCGACGCCCTTACCCGGCTGTCCCCGGACGAGCTGGCCGCGCTCGACGTGCCCGCCCACCGGCAGGACGTCAACGCGCTGCTGCTGAGGACCAGCGAACTGGCCCGCGCGGGCGTCCCCGGACGCCGGAAGGACCGGCGGGGCGCCGACCTGGTGGGGGCCCGGCTCAAGGGCGCCGACCTGCGCGGGGCGAACCTGCGCGGCGCCTGTCTGATCGCCGCCGACCTCACCGGCGCTAACCTGCGCCGGGCCGACCTGATCGGCGCCGACCTGCGCGACACCGACCTGACGGACGCCGATCTGAGCGGCGCGTTCTTCCTGACCCAGCCGCAGGTGAACGCGGCCCGGGGGAGCGCGGGCACCCGCCTGCCGGAGTCAGTCGCCCGCCCCGCGCACTGGACAGCCGGATCCTGA
- a CDS encoding lactonase family protein, with amino-acid sequence MDSGTGTARRESPGPPGDGRRRQRWTRRRLVGALGAIGGAAAASALAGCGGDGGGGPAASEEARRGAPPSQPSSSAAPRASSDPSPGPSGVRPLYLGTYTSTAGGGKGIGVAAYDGASGRITGKGTITGVPDPSYLAVHPDGATLYAADERERGAVTAVRLSDGKVLGSRATGGAATCHLSVHPGGRWLLSADFGSGTVAVHPIDASGAVGERADLVRHSRPAPRPGQRGPHAHQFVTAPDGRHVLAVDFGTDTVYSYRLDDRTGVLTEVAQAHTRTGAGPRHLTFHPGGRHAYLANEADDTVAVCAYEPSSGRLTVGRPQSTGAKAGVNYPAQLAVTPDGAFAFLANRGDNTVARYAVEAAGGRLRLLGTTPVAGDFPRQIALSPDGALLFAANQRSGTVSVFRVDGANGGLRLAGGPFASPVAVCALPL; translated from the coding sequence ATGGACAGTGGGACGGGCACGGCACGGCGGGAGTCCCCCGGCCCGCCGGGAGACGGGCGGCGGCGGCAACGCTGGACGAGGCGCCGTCTCGTCGGCGCCCTCGGCGCGATCGGCGGCGCCGCCGCGGCGTCGGCACTGGCCGGGTGCGGCGGCGACGGGGGCGGCGGTCCGGCCGCCTCCGAGGAGGCGCGGCGGGGCGCGCCGCCCTCGCAGCCGTCGTCGTCCGCCGCCCCGCGGGCCTCGTCCGACCCCTCGCCGGGTCCGTCCGGGGTCCGTCCGCTGTACCTGGGCACGTACACCTCCACGGCGGGCGGCGGGAAGGGCATCGGCGTCGCCGCGTACGACGGCGCGTCGGGGCGGATCACAGGGAAGGGCACGATCACCGGAGTGCCGGACCCGTCCTACCTGGCGGTGCATCCGGACGGCGCGACCCTGTACGCGGCGGACGAACGCGAGCGGGGCGCGGTGACCGCGGTGCGGCTGTCGGACGGGAAGGTGCTGGGCAGCCGGGCCACCGGCGGGGCCGCCACCTGCCATCTGTCGGTCCATCCCGGCGGGCGGTGGCTGCTGAGCGCGGACTTCGGCTCGGGCACCGTGGCCGTGCACCCGATCGACGCCTCGGGGGCCGTCGGCGAGCGCGCCGACCTGGTCCGGCACAGCCGTCCGGCGCCCCGGCCGGGCCAGCGGGGGCCGCACGCCCACCAGTTCGTCACCGCTCCGGACGGCCGGCACGTCCTGGCCGTCGACTTCGGCACGGACACCGTGTACAGCTACCGGCTGGACGACAGGACGGGCGTCCTCACCGAGGTCGCCCAGGCGCACACCCGGACGGGCGCCGGTCCGCGTCACCTCACGTTCCATCCCGGCGGCCGGCACGCCTACCTGGCGAACGAGGCCGACGACACGGTCGCGGTGTGCGCGTACGAGCCGTCGAGCGGGCGGCTGACGGTCGGGCGGCCGCAGTCCACCGGGGCGAAGGCGGGCGTCAACTACCCGGCGCAGCTGGCGGTCACGCCGGACGGGGCGTTCGCCTTCCTCGCCAACCGCGGCGACAACACCGTCGCGCGCTACGCGGTGGAGGCGGCCGGCGGCCGGCTGCGGCTGCTCGGCACCACGCCGGTGGCGGGCGACTTCCCGCGGCAGATCGCCCTGTCGCCGGACGGCGCCCTGCTGTTCGCCGCCAACCAGCGCTCCGGCACGGTCAGCGTGTTCCGGGTGGACGGCGCGAACGGCGGACTCCGGCTCGCGGGCGGGCCGTTCGCCTCACCGGTCGCCGTCTGCGCGCTGCCGTTGTAG
- a CDS encoding TetR/AcrR family transcriptional regulator — MAAKQGEERARRRLGTAERREQLLSVGARLFSESPYDDVWIEQVAEIAGVSRGLLYHYFPTKRDFFAAVVERESERMLRMTAAVPGVPVREQLASGLDVYLEYVESHAHGYRAFHRADAAGDQAVRKVYQRALAAQEQQMLAALGADPEFGRVFEERPDVRLAVRGWLAFTTAVCLEWLRGSELSREQVRELCARALLGVIAAPC, encoded by the coding sequence ATGGCCGCGAAGCAGGGGGAGGAGCGCGCCCGGCGCCGGCTCGGCACCGCGGAGCGCAGGGAACAGCTCCTGTCGGTCGGGGCGCGGCTGTTCTCGGAGAGCCCGTACGACGACGTGTGGATCGAGCAGGTCGCCGAGATCGCCGGAGTCTCGCGCGGGCTGCTGTACCACTACTTCCCCACCAAACGGGACTTCTTCGCCGCGGTGGTCGAGCGCGAGAGCGAGCGGATGCTGCGCATGACGGCGGCGGTGCCCGGCGTCCCGGTCCGCGAACAGCTCGCGTCCGGTCTCGACGTCTATCTGGAGTACGTGGAGTCCCACGCGCACGGCTACCGGGCGTTCCACCGAGCGGACGCCGCCGGGGACCAGGCCGTGCGCAAGGTCTACCAGCGGGCCCTCGCGGCGCAGGAGCAGCAGATGCTGGCGGCCCTGGGCGCCGACCCCGAGTTCGGCCGGGTCTTCGAGGAGCGTCCCGACGTACGGCTCGCGGTGCGCGGCTGGCTGGCGTTCACGACGGCGGTCTGCCTGGAGTGGCTGCGCGGCTCGGAACTCTCCCGCGAGCAGGTGCGGGAGTTGTGCGCCAGGGCGCTGCTGGGGGTCATCGCCGCTCCGTGCTGA